The Populus trichocarpa isolate Nisqually-1 chromosome 2, P.trichocarpa_v4.1, whole genome shotgun sequence genome has a window encoding:
- the LOC18103734 gene encoding aconitate hydratase, cytoplasmic, with protein sequence MHITGLGSASSILRASRARFPPPVSKTSILYSPKFSPSYLTTNNQLRSLSFSSAVRSLRCSYPRWSHGVDWRSPATLRHQIRAVAPVVERFQRKIATMAHEHPFKGIFTSLPKPGGGEFGKFYSLPALNDPRIEKLPYSIRILLESAIRNCDNFQVTKGDVEKIIDWENTAPKLVEIPFKPARVLLQDFTGVPVVVDLASMRDAMAQLGGDSNKINPLVPVDLVIDHSVQVDVARSENAVQANMELEFHRNKERFAFLKWGSTAFQNMLVVPPGSGIVHQVNLEYLGRVVFNTDGVLYPDSVVGTDSHTTMIDGLGVAGWGVGGIEAEAAMLGQPMSMVLPGVVGFKLNGKLHNGVTATDLVLTVTQMLRKHGVVGKFVEFYGDGMSKLSLADRATIANMSPEYGATMGFFPVDHVTLQYLKLTGRSDETVAMIEAYLRANKMFVDYNEPQPERVYSAYLQLDLADVEPCISGPKRPHDRVPLKEMKADWHACLNNKVGFKGFAVPKEAQDKVAKFSFHGQPAELKHGSVVIAAITSCTNTSNPSVMLGAGLVAKKACELGLKVKPWIKTSLAPGSGVVTKYLLQSGLQKYLNEQGFNIVGYGCTTCIGNSGDLDESVGAVITENDILAAAVLSGNRNFEGRVHALTRANYLASPPLVVAYALAGTVNIDFDKEPIGTGKDGKSVYFRDIWPTAEEIAEVVQSSVLPAMFKSTYESITKGNPMWNQLSVPASTSYSWDPSSTYIHEPPYFKNMTMNPPGAHGVKDAYCLLNFGDSITTDHISPAGSIHKDSPTAKYLLEHGVDRKDFNSYGSRRGNDEVMARGTFANIRLVNKFLNGEVGPKTVHIPTGEKLSVYDAAMRYKNAGLDTIVLAGAEYGSGSSRDWAAKGPMLLGVKAVIAKSFERIHRSNLVGMGIIPLCFKAGQDADTLGLTGHERYTIDLPSNISEIRPGQDVTVTTDNGKSFTCTARFDTAVELEYFNHGGILPYAIRSLMKQ encoded by the exons ATGCATATAACAGGCTTAGGATCAGCCTCTTCAATTCTTAGGGCTTCTAGGGCTAGGTTTCCTCCTCCCGTCTCCAAAACTTCCATTCTCTATTCTCCTAAATTTTCTCCTTCTTATTTGACCACTAATAACCAACTCCGATCTTTGAGCTTCTCCTCCGCTGTTCGATCTCTCCGCTGCTCTTACCCTCGCTGGAGCCACGGTGTCGATTGGCGCTCTCCTGCTACTCTTCGCCACCAGATCAGAGCCGTTGCTCCCGTTGTCGAACGCTTCCAGCGAAAGATCGCTACTATGG CTCATGAACATCCTTTCAAGGGGATTTTCACCAGTCTCCCCAAGCCAGGAGGCGGCGAGTTCGGAAAGTTCTATAGCTTGCCTGCTCTTAATGATCCAAGGATCG AGAAACTGCCCTATTCCATCAGAATTCTTCTGGAATCTGCTATTCGTAATTGTGATAACTTCCAAGTAACAAAGGGTGATGTTGAGAAGATCATTGACTGGGAAAACACAGCTCCGAAACTAGTTGAGATTCCGTTCAAGCCTGCTCGTGTTCTTTTGCAG GATTTTACTGGAGTACCAGTTGTTGTTGATCTTGCTTCTATGCGGGATGCTATGGCTCAACTTGGCGGTGATTCCAACAAGATCAATCCTTTG GTTCCTGTAGATCTTGTCATTGATCATTCAGTTCAAGTTGACGTGGCAAGATCAGAAAATGCAGTGCAGGCAAACATGGAGCTTGAATTTCATAGGAACAAGGAAAGATTTGCCTTTCTTAAATGGGGTTCCACTGCTTTCCAAAATATGCTTGTGGTTCCTCCAGGTTCTGGTATTGTTCATCAG GTGAATCTTGAATATCTTGGACGCGTTGTTTTCAACACTGATGGTGTTCTCTACCCTGATAGTGTGGTTGGAACTGATTCTCATACAACCATGATTGATGGGCTAGGAGTAGCTGGCTGGGGAGTTGGAGGTATTGAAGCAGAAGCTGCAATGCTTGGCCAG CCCATGAGCATGGTGTTGCCTGGCGTTGTTGGGTTCAAGTTAAATGGAAAGTTACACAATGGTGTCACAGCTACTGACTTGGTTTTGACGGTGACTCAAATGCTGAGGAAGCATGGTGTTGTGGGAAAGTTTGTTGAGTTTTATG GTGATGGAATGAGTAAGCTATCATTAGCAGACAGGGCTACTATAGCTAACATGTCTCCTGAGTATGGTGCAACTATGGGGTTCTTCCCAGTGGATCATGTTACATTACAATATCTCAAATTGACTGGAAGGAGTGATGAAACT GTGGCAATGATAGAAGCATATCTCCGTGCAAACAAAATGTTTGTTGACTATAACGAG CCCCAACCAGAAAGAGTGTACTCAGCCTATCTACAATTGGACCTTGCGGATGTTGAGCCCTGCATTTCTGGACCAAAGAG GCCACATGATCGTGTTCcattaaaagaaatgaaggCTGATTGGCATGCTTGTCTCAATAACAAAGTTGGATTTAAG GGTTTTGCTGTACCAAAAGAGGCACAGGACAAAGTGGCAAAGTTTTCATTCCATGGACAGCCAGCAGAGCTGAAGCATGGTAGTGTTGTGATTGCTGCAATCACAAGCTGTACCAATACATCAAATCCCAGTGTCATGCTAGGTGCTGGTCTTGTTGCTAAGAAGGCTTGTGAACTTGGTTTAAAG GTAAAGCCATGGATAAAAACAAGTCTAGCCCCAGGCTCCGGAGTTGTTACAAAATATTTACTCCAAAG TGGGCTGCAAAAATATTTGAATGAGCAGGGCTTCAATATTGTTGGATATGGGTGCACAACATGCATTGGAAATTCTGGGGATTTGGATGAATCTGTTGGCGCTGTTATTACAGAAAATG ACATTCTTGCAGCAGCTGTGCTTTCTGGTAACCGAAATTTTGAGGGCCGTGTCCACGCCTTGACAAGAGCCAACTATCTTGCTTCACCTCCTTTAGTGGTTGCCTATGCCCTTGCTGGGACG GTTAACATTGACTTTGATAAGGAGCCAATTGGAACAGGAAAGGATGGTAAGAGTGTCTATTTCAGGGATATCTGGCCAACAGCAGAGGAAATTGCAGAG GTCGTTCAATCCAGTGTGTTGCCTGCTATGTTCAAAAGTACATATGAGTCTATCACAAAGGGCAATCCCATGTGGAATCAGCTATCTGTACCAGCTTCAACTTCCTATTCATGGGACCCTAGCTCAACCTATATTCATGAGCCTCCATACTTCAAGAACATGACCATGAATCCTCCTGGAGCTCATGGGGTGAAGGATGCATACTGTTTGCTTAACTTTGGTGATAGTATCACGACAGATCACATTTCTCCAGCAGGAAGCATCCACAAAGACAGTCCTACTGCAAAGTATCTCCTTGAGCATGGGGTGGATCGCAAAGACTTCAACTCTTATGGAAGTCGTCGTGGAAATGATGAAGTGATGGCTAGGGGAACTTTTGCCAATATTCGCCTTGTTAACAAATTTTTGAATGGGGAAGTGGGACCCAAGACTGTCCATATTCCTACAGGCGAGAAACTCTCTGTGTATGATGCTGCAATG AGGTACAAGAACGCTGGACTTGACACCATTGTTTTGGCTGGAGCTGAGTATGGAAGTGGAAGCTCCAGGGATTGGGCTGCCAAAGGTCCAATGTTATTG GGAGTGAAAGCAGTGATTGCCAAGAGTTTTGAGAGAATTCATCGCAGTAATTTGGTGGGAATGGGAATTATTCCCCTTTGTTTCAAGGCTGGTCAGGATGCGGACACACTAGGATTGACTGGTCATGAGCGCTATACTATTGACCTTCCAAGCAATATCAGTGAGATAAGACCTGGCCAAGATGTGACTGTCACAACTGACAATGGGAAATCCTTCACCTGCACAGCTCGCTTTGACACTGCG GTGGAATTGGAATATTTCAACCACGGAGGCATTCTTCCATATGCTATTAGGAGTTTGATGAAGCAGTGA
- the LOC18103735 gene encoding uncharacterized protein LOC18103735 — translation MGNCLTSSKIVSQNEETTTSLVSSKIERPKHVEGGKARTVRLGLDEEVNVGKDGEMGETTTSKGGGAVRIRVLVTREELKQILDFRKNINYSSVEQMIGALRLRERRTDQAGASSDGGVIMSSSSWKPVLGSIPEER, via the coding sequence ATGGGGAATTGCCTGACAAGTAGCAAGATTGTGTCACAAAATGAAGAGACTACAACATCCTTGGTGTCGTCCAAGATAGAGCGCCCTAAACATGTTGAAGGTGGCAAGGCCAGGACGGTGAGGTTAGGATTAGATGAAGAGGTTAATGTTGGTAAAGATGGCGAGATGGGTGAGACAACGACATCTAAAGGTGGTGGTGCTGTGAGGATTAGGGTTTTGGTTACAAGAGAAGAGTTAAAGCAAATCTTGGATTTTAGGAAGAACATAAACTACTCTTCTGTGGAGCAAATGATAGGCGCATTGAGGTTGAGAGAGAGGAGGACGGATCAAGCTGGAGCAAGTAGTGATGGCGGTGTGATCATGAGCAGCAGCAGTTGGAAGCCGGTTCTGGGTAGCATTCCAGAGGAGCGTTAA
- the LOC127904989 gene encoding LOW QUALITY PROTEIN: 50S ribosomal protein L6, chloroplastic-like (The sequence of the model RefSeq protein was modified relative to this genomic sequence to represent the inferred CDS: deleted 2 bases in 2 codons): protein MGEPERDMDEESKMDLLDFVTDNLRSVFLDERSGICAPSVPVTRVGFSREIIECKESWIGKQPVQVPFNVTITLEGQNLKVKGLLGGLSRNYPQEVKIERDENGILQVKKAVDTRIANQMHGLFRTLTNNMVVGVSNDFEKRLQLVGVGYRANIEGKDLVLSLGFSHPVRMTTPGDLQVKVEENTRIAVSGNDKCSIGEFAASIRRWRPPEPYEGKGVRYANEVIRLKEGKAGKKK, encoded by the exons atGGGAGAGCCAGAGAGAGATATGGATGAAGAATCGAAGATGGATTTACTTGATTTTGTTACAGA CAATTTGAGATCTGTATTTTTGGACGAAAGAAGCGGAATTTGTGCACCTAGTGTTCCTGTAACTCGTGTTGGTTTCTCGAGAGAGATTATAGAATGTAAGGAGTCGTGGATAGGGAAGCAACCAGTTCAAGTTCCATTTAATGTGACAATCACATTGGAAGGCCAGAATTTAAAAGTAAAGGGTCTATTGGGGGGACTTTCAAGGAATTATCCACAAGAAGTAAAGATTGAGAGGGACGAGAATGGAATCCTTCAGGTCAAAAAGGCTGTGGACACTAGAATAGCAAACCAAATGCATGGACTTTTCAG GACACTTACCAACAACATGGTGGTGGGAGTATCTAACGATTTTGAGAAGAGA CTTCAACTAGTTGGTGTCGGTTAT CGTGCAAACATAGAAGGAAAAGACTTGGTGTTAAGTCTGGGGTTCTCTCATCCAGTTAGGATGACAACCCCTGGTGACCTACAAGTGAAGGTGGAAGAGAACACCAGGATTGCTGTCAGTGGAAATGACAAGTGCTCCATTGGTGAGTTTGCCGCTTCAATTCGGAGATGGAGACCCCCTGAACCATATGAAGGTAAGGGTGTGAGGTATGCCAATGAAGTTATAAGATTAAAGGAAGGGAAAGCAGGGAAGAAGAAGTGA